In a genomic window of Thermoplasmatales archaeon:
- a CDS encoding 4Fe-4S binding protein: MYIKTIPENCSGCKVCEITCSLWHWKIINIRKSGIRIDKKSIVEDIPKVCTHGKNCNFECIEACKFDAMKKNGEIVYVDYEKCIGCGACERACPLNAVWIHEKKAYKCDLCNGTPECIKFCSQNAIVLG; the protein is encoded by the coding sequence ATGTATATCAAAACAATTCCAGAGAATTGTTCTGGATGCAAGGTTTGTGAGATAACCTGTTCATTATGGCACTGGAAAATTATAAATATAAGGAAATCCGGGATAAGGATTGATAAAAAAAGCATTGTTGAGGATATACCAAAAGTATGCACTCATGGAAAGAACTGCAATTTTGAATGCATTGAAGCCTGCAAATTTGATGCAATGAAAAAAAATGGAGAGATTGTTTATGTGGATTATGAAAAATGCATTGGTTGCGGGGCTTGCGAGAGAGCATGTCCCCTAAATGCTGTATGGATTCATGAAAAAAAAGCTTATAAGTGTGATTTATGCAACGGCACGCCAGAATGCATAAAATTCTGCTCTCAAAATGCAATTGTTTTAGGGTGA